In one Anoplolepis gracilipes unplaced genomic scaffold, ASM4749672v1 Contig21, whole genome shotgun sequence genomic region, the following are encoded:
- the LOC140675826 gene encoding epidermal growth factor receptor kinase substrate 8-like isoform X2, translating into MMPYYNSGHSPAYNKDGGSSGPSSTSGGRASGSESTYMMEHLATFTVTKDTGIMFPTDGMRRLLQLEKSNGIWSQKMQLRLERNWVLIMDNETGAVMERFPASSIQEPTAFTSRDPMEMYNNILVFTVGDDSGSGQRVEMHIFQCQSVSAQDLVEDLKILQTGKLVTGGSPRAHRGHIPPPPTLPPPEPPLNGVREQVSTFNTANDGQNDISREENNDEVSSTSSEKYERDVTILNHCFDDIEKFIARLQHAAAASRELERRRRNRKSKKRNLGDGMLTMRAKPPPEMEFVDIFQKFKLSFNLLAKLKAHIHDPNAPELVHFLFTPLALIVDASHDTNYDPNLPSKVVSPLLTREAVNLLINCVTSKETELWHSLGDTWLIPRDQWKGHVPPYHPIFMDGWSPEYPIPEDRDHDHLASLLNADKQKRDELPEQQNDPYYNHRDVDESHYSSDYLEYDSREERGGNEYFDRNYGPSSELYGREERADQTRAHSDISVDSIERAPRASAGIDRAQEAWLDELAARHAKIVQVTYPRTANNDKELTVVRGEYLEILDDSRKWWKARNSRGQVAHVPHTIVTSHNSTAHAGDNDVFNNPLYTSRYPRQGHGYNYEDSELERTSTSPGPEATHRAHAIPPPAPADWVRKERLGKKDNINAYNAISDSSRSSVSSIESTSQSHGKLKTQQSIVEVHSPPRDIVSDEVSDKSVSPSPSSSPTFTSKSTLATSKSAPILSTLKLASALSAAKSAPASPALASSKIPSTPPPPPPPPPPTPIGSIPLFQTQKSAPSTFSTSNKTEVSKSIKFFNSTSGQEEVQKELKFVLKMFREKKANSSSLSSDMREIWVNQYSTSREIQTWLAAKGFSEKICKQLENVNGLELFNLSRRRLEQLCGLSEGSRLNGQLTLAKNECGYKTARSSELKQILEKARQRAEKLNDKADDFKQ; encoded by the exons ATGATGCCGTACTACAATAGTGGTCACAGTCCCGCTTATAACAAAG ATGGCGGTTCTAGCGGACCGTCCAGTACTTCTGGCGGTCGCGCCAGCGGTTCGGAATCGACGTATATGATGGAACACTTGGCCACATTCACCGTCACGAAGGACACCGGTATTATGTTTCCGACTGATGGTATGCGCCGACTTCTACAACTGGAGAAAAGTAATGGCATCTGGAGTCAAAAAATGCAGCTTCGTCTCGAACGAAACTGGGTTCTTATCATGGACAATGAAACAGGG gCTGTCATGGAACGGTTTCCGGCTTCCTCAATACAGGAACCAACGGCATTCACATCAAGGGACCCGATGGAgatgtacaataatattttagtctTCACGGTAGGCGACGACAGCGGTTCCGGACAGCGAGTAGAGATGCATATATTCCAGTGCCAGAGTGTATCGGCACAGGATCTAGTTGAGGACCTGAAGATACTACAAACGGGAAAACTTGTTACGGGCGGTTCACCCAGAGCTCACAGAGGTCACATTCCACCTCCGCCGACCTTACCGCCTCCGGAACCACCTCTAAACGGTGTCAGAGAACAAGTGTCCACTTTCAATACAGCGAATG ACGGTCAGAATGACATTTCCCGGGAAGAAAACAATGACGAGGTATCATCGACATCGTCAGAGAAATACGAGCGCGATGTGACGATTCTGAACCATTGCTTTGATGACATCGAGAAGTTCATTGCGCGTTTGCAGCATGCAGCTGCTGCATCACGGGAGCTGGAACGTCGACGACGTAACCggaaatcgaaaaagagaaaccTCGGTGATGGTATGCTAACGATGAGAGCGAAACCACCACCTGAGATGGAGTTTGttgatatatttcaaaaattcaagCTCTCATTCAATCTGCTCGCTAAGCTCAAGGCACACATCCACGATCCTAATGCTCCGGAGCTTGTACACTTTCTCTTTACGCCGCTCGCGCTCATCGTAGACGCATCTCACGACACCAATTACGATCCGAATTTACCTAGTAAGGTGGTGTCGCCGCTCCTTACACGAGAAGCTgtcaatttattgataaactGTGTAACCAGCAAAGAGACCGAACTCTGGCACTCACTGGGTGACACGTGGCTAATACCGCGTGATCAATGGAAAGGTCATGTACCGCCTTACCATCCGATCTTCATGGATGGCTGGTCTCCGGAATATCCTATCCCCGAGGATAGAGACCATGATCACTTGGCGTCTTTGCTAAATGCAGATAAACAGAAGAGAGACGAATTACCGGAACAACAGAATGACCCTTATTATAATCACCGTGATGTGGACGAGTCACATTACAGCAGCGATTATTTAGAATACGACAGTCGAGAAGAGCGTGGCGGTAATGAGTACTTTGACAGAAATTACGGACCTAGTTCAGAATTGTATGGTAGAGAGGAAAGAGCAGACCAAACTAGGGCGCATAGCGACATTTCTGTAGATTCGATTGAGAGAGCTCCCAGAGCGTCGGCCGGTATAGACAGAGCGCAGGAAGCTTGGTTGGACGAATTGGCAGCACGCCATGCCAAGATCGTGCAAGTCACCTATCCACGAACGGCAAACAACGACAAGGAGCTCACCGTGGTCAGGGGCGAATATTTGGAGATCCTCGACGACAGCAGGAAATGGTGGAAGGCGAGGAATTCTCGGGGACAGGTTGCTCACGTGCCACACACTATCGTTACGTCCCACAATTCCACCGCTCACGCTGGTGACAATGATGTCTTTAACAATCCTTTGTATACGAGCAGATATCCGAGGCAGGGTCACGGCTATAACTACGAG GATTCGGAGCTCGAAAGAACCAGCACTAGTCCAGGACCGGAAGCTACGCATCGAGCACATGCGATTCCGCCACCAGCACCTGCTGATTGGGTGAGAAAAGAAAGACTTGGGAAAAAAG acaaCATTAATGCTTACAACGCCATCAGTGACAGCAGCAGGTCGAGTGTTTCCTCTATCGAGAGTACCTCTCAATCGCACGGAAAGCTCAAAACACAGCAAAGTATCGTGGAGGTGCATTCCCCGCCTCGTGATATAGTATCAGATGAAGTATCCGATAAATCGGTGTCGCCATCGCCATCCTCTTCGCCAACATTTACCTCGAAATCAACACTAGCTACGTCAAAATCGGCACCAATATTATCTACACTGAAATTAGCATCAGCGTTATCTGCAGCGAAATCAGCACCCGCATCACCTGCATTAGCTTCGTCGAAGATACCTTCGACGCCTCCACCACCACctccaccaccaccaccaacGCCAATAGGTTCCATTCCGCTGTTCCAAACTCAAAAATCTGCGCCCTCGACATTTTCCACATCCAATAAAACGGAGGTTTCCAAAAGTATCAAGTTCTTTAATA GCACTTCCGGTCAAGAAGAAGTTCAAAAAGAGCTGAAGTTTGTCTTGAAAATGTTCCGAGAGAAGAAAGCGAATTCTTCTTCTCTCAGCAGTGATATGCGTGAGATTTGGGTGAATCAATACTCGACCTCTCGGGAAATTCAAACCTGGTTAGCGGCCAAAGGGTTCTCGGAGAA AATTTGCAAACAATTGGAAAATGTGAATGGAttggaattatttaatttatcgcgACGACGATTGGAGCAATTGTGCGGATTGTCCGAGGGAAGCAGACTTAATGGTCAATTAACTTTAGCGAAAAACGAATGCGGG tacAAAACAGCTCGGTCATCGGAACTCAAGCAGATCTTAGAAAAAGCGCGCCAAAGAGCAGAGAAATTAAACGATAAGGCTGATGATTTCAAACAGtga
- the LOC140675826 gene encoding epidermal growth factor receptor kinase substrate 8-like isoform X1: MMPYYNSGHSPAYNKDGGSSGPSSTSGGRASGSESTYMMEHLATFTVTKDTGIMFPTDGMRRLLQLEKSNGIWSQKMQLRLERNWVLIMDNETGAVMERFPASSIQEPTAFTSRDPMEMYNNILVFTVGDDSGSGQRVEMHIFQCQSVSAQDLVEDLKILQTGKLVTGGSPRAHRGHIPPPPTLPPPEPPLNGVREQVSTFNTANADGQNDISREENNDEVSSTSSEKYERDVTILNHCFDDIEKFIARLQHAAAASRELERRRRNRKSKKRNLGDGMLTMRAKPPPEMEFVDIFQKFKLSFNLLAKLKAHIHDPNAPELVHFLFTPLALIVDASHDTNYDPNLPSKVVSPLLTREAVNLLINCVTSKETELWHSLGDTWLIPRDQWKGHVPPYHPIFMDGWSPEYPIPEDRDHDHLASLLNADKQKRDELPEQQNDPYYNHRDVDESHYSSDYLEYDSREERGGNEYFDRNYGPSSELYGREERADQTRAHSDISVDSIERAPRASAGIDRAQEAWLDELAARHAKIVQVTYPRTANNDKELTVVRGEYLEILDDSRKWWKARNSRGQVAHVPHTIVTSHNSTAHAGDNDVFNNPLYTSRYPRQGHGYNYEDSELERTSTSPGPEATHRAHAIPPPAPADWVRKERLGKKDNINAYNAISDSSRSSVSSIESTSQSHGKLKTQQSIVEVHSPPRDIVSDEVSDKSVSPSPSSSPTFTSKSTLATSKSAPILSTLKLASALSAAKSAPASPALASSKIPSTPPPPPPPPPPTPIGSIPLFQTQKSAPSTFSTSNKTEVSKSIKFFNSTSGQEEVQKELKFVLKMFREKKANSSSLSSDMREIWVNQYSTSREIQTWLAAKGFSEKICKQLENVNGLELFNLSRRRLEQLCGLSEGSRLNGQLTLAKNECGYKTARSSELKQILEKARQRAEKLNDKADDFKQ, from the exons ATGATGCCGTACTACAATAGTGGTCACAGTCCCGCTTATAACAAAG ATGGCGGTTCTAGCGGACCGTCCAGTACTTCTGGCGGTCGCGCCAGCGGTTCGGAATCGACGTATATGATGGAACACTTGGCCACATTCACCGTCACGAAGGACACCGGTATTATGTTTCCGACTGATGGTATGCGCCGACTTCTACAACTGGAGAAAAGTAATGGCATCTGGAGTCAAAAAATGCAGCTTCGTCTCGAACGAAACTGGGTTCTTATCATGGACAATGAAACAGGG gCTGTCATGGAACGGTTTCCGGCTTCCTCAATACAGGAACCAACGGCATTCACATCAAGGGACCCGATGGAgatgtacaataatattttagtctTCACGGTAGGCGACGACAGCGGTTCCGGACAGCGAGTAGAGATGCATATATTCCAGTGCCAGAGTGTATCGGCACAGGATCTAGTTGAGGACCTGAAGATACTACAAACGGGAAAACTTGTTACGGGCGGTTCACCCAGAGCTCACAGAGGTCACATTCCACCTCCGCCGACCTTACCGCCTCCGGAACCACCTCTAAACGGTGTCAGAGAACAAGTGTCCACTTTCAATACAGCGAATG cAGACGGTCAGAATGACATTTCCCGGGAAGAAAACAATGACGAGGTATCATCGACATCGTCAGAGAAATACGAGCGCGATGTGACGATTCTGAACCATTGCTTTGATGACATCGAGAAGTTCATTGCGCGTTTGCAGCATGCAGCTGCTGCATCACGGGAGCTGGAACGTCGACGACGTAACCggaaatcgaaaaagagaaaccTCGGTGATGGTATGCTAACGATGAGAGCGAAACCACCACCTGAGATGGAGTTTGttgatatatttcaaaaattcaagCTCTCATTCAATCTGCTCGCTAAGCTCAAGGCACACATCCACGATCCTAATGCTCCGGAGCTTGTACACTTTCTCTTTACGCCGCTCGCGCTCATCGTAGACGCATCTCACGACACCAATTACGATCCGAATTTACCTAGTAAGGTGGTGTCGCCGCTCCTTACACGAGAAGCTgtcaatttattgataaactGTGTAACCAGCAAAGAGACCGAACTCTGGCACTCACTGGGTGACACGTGGCTAATACCGCGTGATCAATGGAAAGGTCATGTACCGCCTTACCATCCGATCTTCATGGATGGCTGGTCTCCGGAATATCCTATCCCCGAGGATAGAGACCATGATCACTTGGCGTCTTTGCTAAATGCAGATAAACAGAAGAGAGACGAATTACCGGAACAACAGAATGACCCTTATTATAATCACCGTGATGTGGACGAGTCACATTACAGCAGCGATTATTTAGAATACGACAGTCGAGAAGAGCGTGGCGGTAATGAGTACTTTGACAGAAATTACGGACCTAGTTCAGAATTGTATGGTAGAGAGGAAAGAGCAGACCAAACTAGGGCGCATAGCGACATTTCTGTAGATTCGATTGAGAGAGCTCCCAGAGCGTCGGCCGGTATAGACAGAGCGCAGGAAGCTTGGTTGGACGAATTGGCAGCACGCCATGCCAAGATCGTGCAAGTCACCTATCCACGAACGGCAAACAACGACAAGGAGCTCACCGTGGTCAGGGGCGAATATTTGGAGATCCTCGACGACAGCAGGAAATGGTGGAAGGCGAGGAATTCTCGGGGACAGGTTGCTCACGTGCCACACACTATCGTTACGTCCCACAATTCCACCGCTCACGCTGGTGACAATGATGTCTTTAACAATCCTTTGTATACGAGCAGATATCCGAGGCAGGGTCACGGCTATAACTACGAG GATTCGGAGCTCGAAAGAACCAGCACTAGTCCAGGACCGGAAGCTACGCATCGAGCACATGCGATTCCGCCACCAGCACCTGCTGATTGGGTGAGAAAAGAAAGACTTGGGAAAAAAG acaaCATTAATGCTTACAACGCCATCAGTGACAGCAGCAGGTCGAGTGTTTCCTCTATCGAGAGTACCTCTCAATCGCACGGAAAGCTCAAAACACAGCAAAGTATCGTGGAGGTGCATTCCCCGCCTCGTGATATAGTATCAGATGAAGTATCCGATAAATCGGTGTCGCCATCGCCATCCTCTTCGCCAACATTTACCTCGAAATCAACACTAGCTACGTCAAAATCGGCACCAATATTATCTACACTGAAATTAGCATCAGCGTTATCTGCAGCGAAATCAGCACCCGCATCACCTGCATTAGCTTCGTCGAAGATACCTTCGACGCCTCCACCACCACctccaccaccaccaccaacGCCAATAGGTTCCATTCCGCTGTTCCAAACTCAAAAATCTGCGCCCTCGACATTTTCCACATCCAATAAAACGGAGGTTTCCAAAAGTATCAAGTTCTTTAATA GCACTTCCGGTCAAGAAGAAGTTCAAAAAGAGCTGAAGTTTGTCTTGAAAATGTTCCGAGAGAAGAAAGCGAATTCTTCTTCTCTCAGCAGTGATATGCGTGAGATTTGGGTGAATCAATACTCGACCTCTCGGGAAATTCAAACCTGGTTAGCGGCCAAAGGGTTCTCGGAGAA AATTTGCAAACAATTGGAAAATGTGAATGGAttggaattatttaatttatcgcgACGACGATTGGAGCAATTGTGCGGATTGTCCGAGGGAAGCAGACTTAATGGTCAATTAACTTTAGCGAAAAACGAATGCGGG tacAAAACAGCTCGGTCATCGGAACTCAAGCAGATCTTAGAAAAAGCGCGCCAAAGAGCAGAGAAATTAAACGATAAGGCTGATGATTTCAAACAGtga